The following DNA comes from Papaver somniferum cultivar HN1 chromosome 4, ASM357369v1, whole genome shotgun sequence.
ACAAACATTAAATCCTCAAAGACAAGATCCAGAATCTCATTAAAGAACCCtaaatttttgtaaaatcttacAGTAAATTGATTGAGTGTTGAATGTAAAAAGGTTTTTTTTTCAGATTCCATTTCCagaagaaatcaaaaaaaaaattgcagatTCAGAGCTAAAAAAGATCCAATTTTTATCCAAACCCATGTCTCAAAGCATCAAATTAGATCCAAATTCCATCTAACAAATTGAGAAAAATGAGAGAATTATGATAATAATTAAGATTCTAAATTTCTAAAAATTTCATTTAAGTATACAAAAATTCATCTCTTTCCGGAAAATTATATTTCATCTTCCAGAATTTCTTTTGTTTACACAGAATATATTTcttaatcttcatcttcttcttctttcatgtatttacagaGTTACAGACAGAGACCCACCTAAAaagactctgtttttttttttaattcagaaAACAGAGGAGGTAGAAGAAGAGTATTCACCATAAAAATCAGGAACACCAGAAGCATCCCATAATCTTTCATTAAAAGCTTCTTGTAAATCATCAGGAATAAATGGAGTTCTACACAATGGACAAGTCTTGTGATCATGATCCATCCACCGATCTAAACAGCTTCTATGGAATATATGTCTACAATTAGTCAATCTCCTTATCTCTTCTGAAttctcaaaatcatataaacacaCAGCACAGCTCTCTGGGACATCAATCTTCTCACCATCACCTCCATCTTGTTCAGCTTCATTAACCAAATCTCCAAATTTGATAACCGGAATCATTTCTCTGATCAGAACAGCTGAAACAGAGTGAAATTCGGTTTGACATTGATGATGTGAATGAGAATGAGAGTGATAAttctctgatgatgatgatgaccagGTAATGTCTGATTCAAGAAAATCACCTAGACCCATGAATTTAAACAACCATGAAATGAATTTCCTTATAAAACCCAAGAATGATAGTGTGTGTATAAGTAGTTTTGGGAAGAATAGTTCAGTATATCCCACTGGAAAACCCATGATTtctgtt
Coding sequences within:
- the LOC113274778 gene encoding E3 ubiquitin-protein ligase RHA1B-like, which translates into the protein MGFPVGYTELFFPKLLIHTLSFLGFIRKFISWLFKFMGLGDFLESDITWSSSSSENYHSHSHSHHQCQTEFHSVSAVLIREMIPVIKFGDLVNEAEQDGGDGEKIDVPESCAVCLYDFENSEEIRRLTNCRHIFHRSCLDRWMDHDHKTCPLCRTPFIPDDLQEAFNERLWDASGVPDFYGEYSSSTSSVF